Proteins encoded within one genomic window of Paramisgurnus dabryanus chromosome 13, PD_genome_1.1, whole genome shotgun sequence:
- the LOC135743597 gene encoding uncharacterized protein C2orf66 homolog produces MFTLLALMALLIVPVESDISNTDQWKSLSNPQSRNLFFQILQSYLAGRDSEAQAMDRKANVKENKNTNTPNNGYDKYNLFLHNDIYDA; encoded by the exons AT GTTCACACTGTTGGCTTTGATGGCACTATTGATTGTCCCGGTTGAGTCGGACATTTCAAACACAGATCAGTGGAAATCTCTGAGTAACCCACAGAGCAGGAACCTG TTTTTTCAGATTCTGCAGTCGTATCTTGCAGGCAGAGACAGTGAAGCTCAAGCAATGGACAGAAAAGCAAATGTGAAGGAAAACAAAAACACCAATACGCCAAATAATGGTTATGACAAATACAACCTCTTTCTGCACAATGACATTTATGATGCTTAG
- the ankrd28b gene encoding serine/threonine-protein phosphatase 6 regulatory ankyrin repeat subunit A produces the protein MVVLKIRDQPALLKAIFNVDPDEVRSLIFKKEDVNVQDNEKRTPLHAAAYLGDAEIIELLILSGARVNAKDNKWLTPLHRAVASCSEEAVQVLLKHSADVNARDKNWQTPLHVAAANKAVRCAEALVPLLSNVNVSDRAGRTALHHAAFSGHLEMVRILLSRGANINAFDKKDRRAIHWAAYMGHMEVVKLLVSHGAEVTCKDKKAYTPLHAAASSGMISVVKYLLDLGVDMNEPNAYGNTPLHVACYNGQDVVVNELIECGANVNQVNEKGFAPLHFTAASRHGALCLELLVGNGADVNIKSKDGKTPLHMTAIHGRFSRSQAIIQNGAEIDCEDKNGNTPLHIAARYGHELLINTLITNGADTAKRGVHGMFPLHLAALSGFSDCCRKLLSSGFDIDTPDDFGRTCLHAAAAGGNLECLNLLLNTGADFNRKDSFGRTPLHYAAANCNYQCLFALVGSGANVNELDQRGCTPLHYAAASDADGKCLEYLLRNDANPGIRDNQGYNAVHYASAYGHRLCLELIASETPLDVLMETSGTDILNDSDVRAPVSPLHLAAYHGHHQALEVLVQSLLDLDVRTAQGHTPLDLAAFKGHVECVDVLINQGASILVKDYTLKRTPIHAAATNGHSECLRLLIGNADMQSAVDIQDGNGQTPLMLSVLGGHTDCVYSLINKGANVDAKDKWGRTALHRGAVTGHEECVEALLQHSASFMVRDCRGRSPVHLASACGHVGVLGGFLHAAQSIETIPVITDQQGYTPLHWACYNGHDTCVEVLLEQEFFHKTEGNTFSPLHCAVINDNEGAAEMLIDTLGPAIVNSTDSKNRTPLHAAAFTDHVECLQLLLGHNAQVNCVDAGGKSPLMMAAENGQTNAVEVLVSSAKADLTLQDAKKNTALHLACSKGHETSALLILEKITDRNLINSTNAALQTPLHVAARNGLTVVVQELLAKGASVLAVDENGYTPALACAPNKDVADCLALILATMMPVSPGGVAVPSLAFSAINHYTSPSKSVTFDSLPMLRSEHSSYCSFNSIGRHDGFYKDDELNDSDSETY, from the exons AtggtggttctcaaaattagaGACCAG CCTGCCCTGCTAAAAGCTATTTTTAATGTCGATCCAGATGAAGTACGCTCTCTTATTTTCAAGAAAGAGGATGTGAATGTCCAA gaCAATGAAAAGAGGACACCCCTGCATGCAGCTGCCTACTTGGGAGATGCTGAGATTATAGAGCTCTTAATATTATCAG GGGCGAGGGTAAATGCTAAAGACAACAAATGGCTGACTCCTCTCCATCGCGCTGTTGCATCCTGCAGTGAG GAGGCGGTGCAGGTTTTGCTTAAGCACTCTGCTGATGTGAACGCTCGAGATAAAAACTGGCAGACGCCTCTGCATGTGGCCGCTGCTAACAAGGCGGTGCGGTGCGCTGAGGCGTTGGTCCCACTGCTCAGCAACGTCAATGTATCTGATCGGGCTGGACGAACCGCCCTGCACCACGCTGCCTTCAGTGGCCACCTGGAG ATGGTGCGAATACTGCTCTCCAGGGGAGCCAATATAAACGCATTCGATAAGAAGGACAGAAGAGCGATCCATTGGGCAGCATACATGG GTCACATGGAGGTGGTGAAACTGCTGGTATCTCATGGTGCTGAGGTGACTTGTAAGGATAAGAAGGCATACACGCCTCTTCACGCTGCTGCATCCAGCGGCATGATCAGTGTGGTGAAGTACCTGCTGGACCTAGGGGTGGAT ATGAATGAGCCAAACGCGTATGGGAACACACCGCTGCACGTTGCATGCTACAATGGCCAGGATGTGGTGGTTAATGAGCTGATCGAGTGCGGCGCGAATGTGAACCAGGTCAACGAGAAGGGTTTTGCCCCACTGCACTTCACCGCTGCCTCACGTCATGGAGCGCTTTGCCTTGAGCTGCTCGTTGGCAATGGGGCTGATGTCAATATTAAG AGTAAGGATGGTAAGACCCCTCTGCACATGACTGCAATCCACGGAAGGTTCTCAAGATCTCAGGCGATTATTCAGAATG GTGCTGAGATAGACTGTGAAGATAAGAACGGGAACACTCCTCTGCACATCGCTGCTCGATACGGACACGAGCTTCTCATCAACACGCTGATCACTAATGGAGCTGATACAGCCAA GAGAGGCGTCCATGGCATGTTCCCACTGCATTTGGCTGCTCTCAGCGGCTTCTCGGACTGCTGCCGTAAGCTGTTGTCATCCG GCTTTGATATAGACACCCCAGATGACTTCGGAAGGACCTGTTTACATGCCGCTGCTGCTGGCGG GAACCTTGAGTGTTTGAATCTTCTGCTTAACACGGGGGCAGATTTCAACAGGAAGGACAGCTTTGGAAG GACACCTTTGCACTATGCAGCTGCAAACTGCAACTATCAGTGCCTGTTTGCTTTGGTGGGTTCAGGAGCCAACGTCAATGAGCTTGACCAGAGGGGCTGCACCCCCCTCCATTACGCCGCTGCTTCTGACGCCGATGGAAA GTGCCTGGAGTATTTACTGAGGAATGATGCTAACCCAGGGATCCGAGACAATCAGGGCTACAATGCAGTACATTACGCCTCTGCTTACGGACATCGCCTCTGTCTAGAGCTG ATTGCGAGTGAAACTCCTTTAGATGTG TTAATGGAAACCTCAGGGACAGACATCTTAAATGACTCTGATGTACGTGCTCCTGTCAGCCCGCTCCACCTGGCT GCTTACCATGGGCATCACCAGGCTCTAGAAGTACTTGTTCAGTCGCTGCTGGATCTTGATGTGAGGACAGCACAAGGACACACGCCGCTGGACCTGGCTGCCTTTAAAGGCCATGTGGAGTGTGTGGATGTTCTCATAAACCAGGGGGCTTCCATCCTGGTAAAAGACTACACGCTCAAACGGACACCCATTCACGCTGCCG CCACAAATGGACATTCCGAGTGTCTGCGTTTGCTAATTGGGAATGCAGACATGCAGAGTGCAGTAGACATCCAGGATGGAAATGGCCA GACTCCTCTGATGTTGTCTGTGCTGGGTGGACACACCGACTGTGTTTACTCCCTTATTAATAAAGGAGCTAATGTAGATGCCAAAGACAAGTGGGGTCGCACTGCTCTGCACAGAGGG GCTGTGACGGGTCATGAGGAGTGTGTCGAGGCTCTGCTGCAGCACAGTGCCAGTTTCATGGTACGGGACTGTAGGGGACGCTCACCCGTGCACCTCGCGTCCGCCTGTGGCCACGTTGGGGTTCTGGGGGGATTTCTGCATGCTGCCCAGTCAATAGAGACCATTCCTGTCATCACTGACCAACAGGGCTACACACCCCTTCACTGGGCCTGTTACAATG GACATGACACTTGCGTGGAAGTGTTGCTGGAGCAGGAGTTTTTCCATAAAACCGAGGGGAACACGTTTAGCCCCCTTCACTGTGCTGT GATAAATGACAATGAAGGAGCAGCCGAGATGTTGATAGACACTCTTGGTCCTGCCATCGTCAATTCGACAGATTCTAAAAACAG GACTCCCCTTCATGCTGCCGCGTTCACGGATCACGTGGAGTGTCTACAGCTCCTGCTGGGTCATAACGCACAGGTGAACTGTGTGGATGCTGGGGGCAAATCTCCTCTCATGATGGCCGCTGAGAACGGCCAGACAAACGCAGTCG AGGTGTTGGTGAGCAGTGCAAAAGCAGACCTTACGCTGCAGGATGCCAAGAAAAACACTGCGCTCCATCTGGCCTGCAGTAAG GGCCATGAAACCAGTGCCTTGTTGATCTTGGAGAAGATCACTGATAGAAACCTCATCAACTCCACCAATGCAGCTTTACAAAC GCCTCTGCATGTCGCTGCTAGGAATGGCTTGACCGTGGTGGTCCAAGAACTACTAGCTAAGGGGGCTAGTGTGTTAGCTGTGGATGAAAATG GTTACACCCCCGCCCTGGCTTGTGCTCCTAACAAAGATGTGGCAGATTGCCTGGCGCTAATCCTGGCCACAATGATGCCAGTGTCCCCCGGAGGAGTTGCGGTGCCCAGCCTGGCATTCAGCGCCATCAATCATTACACCAGCCCCTCAAAAAGCGTCACATTTGACAGTCTGCCCATGCTCCGCTCCGAACACAGCTCCTATTGCAGCTTCAACAGCATCGGGCGCCACGACGGCTTCTACAAGGACGACGAGCTAAATGACTCTGACTCGGAGACCTACTGA